One region of Jonesiaceae bacterium BS-20 genomic DNA includes:
- a CDS encoding uridine kinase, producing the protein MSVDQQVLQQLLARSLDAPRGFGGATLICIDGPAGSGKTTLAAQLAPLLPAQVIHMDDLYAGWEGIQEGVDLLERQILTPLAAGQPGKYPRYDWMARKYMERHHVPLADFLVVEGCASATRMVDRFDPLIIWVEASDDVRLARGLDRDGQDLRPQWLTFMEQERSIYEENETADRAHIKIDGFGRIVDHLT; encoded by the coding sequence ATGTCTGTTGACCAGCAGGTGCTGCAGCAACTCTTGGCTCGTTCCCTTGACGCCCCTAGGGGGTTTGGGGGAGCGACCCTGATCTGTATCGATGGCCCCGCTGGTTCGGGCAAGACCACACTTGCGGCCCAGCTTGCGCCGCTGCTTCCCGCGCAGGTTATACACATGGATGACTTGTATGCCGGGTGGGAAGGCATCCAAGAAGGTGTTGACCTCCTTGAGCGTCAGATTCTCACGCCACTTGCGGCGGGCCAGCCCGGGAAGTATCCGCGTTATGACTGGATGGCCCGTAAGTACATGGAACGCCATCATGTACCGCTTGCAGATTTCCTAGTCGTTGAGGGCTGTGCCAGCGCAACGCGCATGGTCGATAGGTTTGACCCACTGATTATCTGGGTTGAGGCCAGCGATGACGTCCGCCTAGCACGGGGCCTCGACCGGGATGGTCAGGACCTCAGGCCACAATGGCTCACTTTTATGGAACAAGAGCGTTCCATCTATGAGGAAAACGAAACGGCGGACCGCGCGCACATCAAAATTGACGGCTTTGGCCGGATCGTGGACCATCTCACCTGA